The following nucleotide sequence is from Holophagales bacterium.
CGCTCTGGCGGTCCCGGAGGAACCCTGCCGGGACTCCGGCGGGATCGGAGAGCGGACGAGCCGGACTCCTGCTCGCAGGTCTCGGGTGCGCCTTCATGATCCTCTCCGGGCCCTACGTGTGGATCCACTACTTCGTTCTCGCGCTCCCGCTGGGTGCCTACGTCTTTTTCAGGCCGGATTTCGGCCTGCCGCGGACGGCGGGGTTCGTCGCGTTCGGCCTGCTTCTCGTTTCGACGACTCTCGTCCAGACGGTCGCCCCCGAGGCGTTCGTGCTTCAGGCCCTCCTCCTGGACCTGCCCGTGCTCGTCATCGCAGGCCTCGGACTGCGGGACCTGGCGCGGCGGGCACAGCCAGCGCCGTCGAGGCCGCAGGACCCGGGTTCGCGGCCGCCCGGACTCTGCTATGTTCCGCGCGAAAACGAAGCGGTGTCGGGCGGGATTCGTGAACAATACACGATTCGAGACCTGACCCCGTAGCGGGGAGGGGTGCGATGGCGACGAAGAAGGAAAAGCCCGTGGCGGAGAAGTTCGCGGAGGCCAAGGGGCGGGTCGAGGGGCTGAAGAAGCGCCCGTCCAACGACCAGCTCCTGGAGCTCTACGCGTACTACAAGCAGGCGACCGACGGAGACGTCTCGGGTTCGCGGCCGGGCATGCTCGACCTGAAAGGGCGGGCGAAGTTCGACGCCTGGGCGAAGGCGAAGGGGACCGGGAAGGACGACGCGATGAAGAAATACGTCGCGCTCGTCGACAGGCTCTCCGCCGAGCTCGGCTGACGCCATCGATGCGCCTCCTCGAGGAGCTGCGCGCCGAGCACGAGCTGATCGACCGCGTCGCGGGCTCGCTGCGCAGCTACGCGGCCGCCCGGGCGAGAGGGGAGGGCGACGCCGCCGACGGCGCCGCCTTCCGCCGATTCTTCCGCCTCTGGGCCGGGGCATGGCACCACGCGCGCGAGGAAGAGACGCTCTTCCCGGCGCTGGCCGCCAGGGCGGAGCTCTCCCCGGCGCACGGGCCGATCGCAGCGTTCGTCGAGCAGCACCACGAGATGGCGAACGTCCTCGACACGCTCGACCCTCTCCTCGACCACGAGCCGCTCGGAGCGGACGACGCCCGTCGCCTCGTGGACCTCGCCACGGCCTACACGCGGGAGCTGGGGCGGCACATCGACGCCGAGAACTCGGTCCTCCTCCCCGAGAGCGAGGTCCGGCTGCGGCAGGCGAACGTCCTCGAGCTCGAGGGGCGCAGCCCGAAGGAGGAGGAGCTTGCGGCGCGCGGGGACGGCGAGCGCCTCGTGGGCACCTGGCCGTTCGCGCCCGACACCGGGGGTGTGCGCGGCGAGGGATGCGTCGTTTGCCCGTCGTACGGGGCGACCTGCCGCGGCGTCGAAGCGGAGTGGTGGAACGCGAGCGAGTGGGAAGAGTTTTCGGACCACCTCGGCTGACGGAACACGGCTGCTGGGCGCTATGCTGATCGGTCCCGGGCTCACGCGGCGCCCCTCGGTGCAGAACGACCTCATGGAGGATGTACGTGATCACTGACCTCGTTGGCGACCTGGCCCTCTCCGTCGGCCTTCCCGCCCTGAAGCGAGCGGTCGGCGTCGTGACGCGGGTGCTTCCCATTCCGCAGCCGACGCTCATGGTCGGCCCGGGCTCCAGCGCGCGACTCGGTGAGACGGTCGCGGGTCTCGGACACCGACGGTTACTCGTCGTCACCGACGGCGTGATCACGCGGCTCGGTCTGATGAAGCCCCTCCTGGATGCCCTGACGCGCGGCGGCTCGGCGTTCGTCGTCTTCGACGACGTGCCGCCCGACGCCCCGATCCCGTCGATCGAGAAGGGGATCGACACCTACCTCGGGCAGGATTGCGACGCGATCGTCGCCTTTGGCGGCGGCTCGGTCATGGACTCGGCGAAGGCGATCGGCGCCGCGGTCGCCAACGGCAAGCACCCTCGAGAGCTGGTCGGCTACTTCAGGGGGTGGAATCCGCCCCCGCCGCTCTACGCCGTGCCGACCACCGCCGGAACGGGGTCGGAGGTGACCGTGGCCGCCGTGATCTCGGATCCGGAGAACGGCACGAAGCTCGTCATCGCCGATACGCGCCTCGTGCCTCGCATTGCGGCGCTCGATCCCAGCCTGATGACGGGGCTTCCCGCACCGATCACCGCGGCCACGGGGATGGATGCCCTGACCCACGCGGTCGAGGCCTTCATCGGCGAATGGGGCACCGATTTCACCGACCGGATGGCGCTCGCCGCCGTTTCGATGATCACCGAGAACCTCCCCGTCGTCTTCGCGAACGGCCAGGACCTCGCCGCCCGCGAGAAGATGGCGCTGGCTTCGACGTACGCGGGGCTGGCCTTCACGCGCGCCAACGTGGGGAACGTCCACGCCATCGCGCACCAGCTCGGCGGTCGATACCACACGCCGCACGGCCTGGCCAACGCTATCGTGCTCCCCGCGGTCCTGCGCTTCTCCAGCCCGGCGATCACCAGAAAGCTCGCCACGCTGGCCGCGCGGGCCGGGGTGGGCTATCCGGGTCGGTCGGAGGTCGAGCAGGCACGGGCATTCGTGGAGTGGGTAGATGCGATGAATGCCTCGCTCGGAATACCCGCTCAGCTCGACGCCCTGCGGGAGGAGGACATCCCGGCCCTGGCGAAGGCCGCGTGCTGGGAGGCCGACACCAACTACCCGGTTCCGAGGCGCATGTCGCAGGCCGACTGCGAAGGGCTGCTGCGCCAGATACTGCCTGAGGCGGCCCGTCCCGAGCCGGCGCAGCGTGAAGAAGCCAGTCAGCCGGAGGTTCGGATCCGGAAGGCGCACACCCCTCGCCGGGTCAAGGGCCCCGAGGTCGAGGGCACGACGGAGCGACGGCCGGCGAAGAAAGCGCGTTAGCCCACGCGGGAAGGGATAATGGCGGCGCCCTCCCGGGATCGGGCCGAAACCCGTGCGCAGAGTCGTCGTGTTCCTCCTGCTCCTCGCGATCAAGGTCGCGAGCCGCGTCTTCTACCGCCACGAGGTGGCGTGGGTAGGAGAGGTGCCTGCAGAGCTCTGGAAAGGCCTGCGCCTCGTCGCCCTCCTGAACCACACGAGCCTCTTCGAGCTCCTCTACCTCGGCGACGCTCCGCTGACGCTCCTCTGGGCCATCGCGAGCCGCGGGGTCATCCCGGCGGCGCAGAAGACGGTCGATCGTCCGCTGGTGGGGCTCCTGTACAAGCTCGTCGCGCGCCAGGTCGTGCCGATCTCCCGGGAGCGGGACCACACGTGGTCCGGCCTTCTGGGCGCGATCCGGCCCGACGGTCTCGTGGTGATGGCGCCGGAAGGCCGGATGATGCGCGCGTCGGGCCTCGACGTGACGGGCCGCCAGATGTCGATTCGCGGCGGCATTGCCGACGTGCTGCAGGCTCTCGGAGACGGCGGGATGCTGATCGCCTACAGCGGCGGCCTCCACCACGTCCAGGTGCCGGGGCGGTGGCCCCGGGTCTTCCGGACGGTGCGACTGCGGCTCGAGCGGCTCGACATCGCAGCGTACGTGAAGGCCCTCGGAGAAGGGCGCGATCTCGAGGCATTCAAGAGGGCGGTGAAGGACGATCTCCAGCGCCGCC
It contains:
- a CDS encoding acyl-CoA-binding protein; amino-acid sequence: MATKKEKPVAEKFAEAKGRVEGLKKRPSNDQLLELYAYYKQATDGDVSGSRPGMLDLKGRAKFDAWAKAKGTGKDDAMKKYVALVDRLSAELG
- a CDS encoding hemerythrin domain-containing protein, with the translated sequence MRLLEELRAEHELIDRVAGSLRSYAAARARGEGDAADGAAFRRFFRLWAGAWHHAREEETLFPALAARAELSPAHGPIAAFVEQHHEMANVLDTLDPLLDHEPLGADDARRLVDLATAYTRELGRHIDAENSVLLPESEVRLRQANVLELEGRSPKEEELAARGDGERLVGTWPFAPDTGGVRGEGCVVCPSYGATCRGVEAEWWNASEWEEFSDHLG
- a CDS encoding iron-containing alcohol dehydrogenase, with product MYVITDLVGDLALSVGLPALKRAVGVVTRVLPIPQPTLMVGPGSSARLGETVAGLGHRRLLVVTDGVITRLGLMKPLLDALTRGGSAFVVFDDVPPDAPIPSIEKGIDTYLGQDCDAIVAFGGGSVMDSAKAIGAAVANGKHPRELVGYFRGWNPPPPLYAVPTTAGTGSEVTVAAVISDPENGTKLVIADTRLVPRIAALDPSLMTGLPAPITAATGMDALTHAVEAFIGEWGTDFTDRMALAAVSMITENLPVVFANGQDLAAREKMALASTYAGLAFTRANVGNVHAIAHQLGGRYHTPHGLANAIVLPAVLRFSSPAITRKLATLAARAGVGYPGRSEVEQARAFVEWVDAMNASLGIPAQLDALREEDIPALAKAACWEADTNYPVPRRMSQADCEGLLRQILPEAARPEPAQREEASQPEVRIRKAHTPRRVKGPEVEGTTERRPAKKAR
- a CDS encoding 1-acyl-sn-glycerol-3-phosphate acyltransferase gives rise to the protein MRRVVVFLLLLAIKVASRVFYRHEVAWVGEVPAELWKGLRLVALLNHTSLFELLYLGDAPLTLLWAIASRGVIPAAQKTVDRPLVGLLYKLVARQVVPISRERDHTWSGLLGAIRPDGLVVMAPEGRMMRASGLDVTGRQMSIRGGIADVLQALGDGGMLIAYSGGLHHVQVPGRWPRVFRTVRLRLERLDIAAYVKALGEGRDLEAFKRAVKDDLQRRLDLYRS